The Tolypothrix sp. NIES-4075 genome segment AAATTATGGTTCCAACAAAACAATTTTATAAATCAAAAAATTAATTCCTACAAGATGGTTTTGTCCATCTCTAGTTTTTTGAGGACTTTTCCAAAGCTACTCTAGATGATAGCTTCCAGAAATCTTCAATAGTATGTTCTATATGGCTCATGCATTTATGTATTCGTTTTTGAGAAATTTGATGGTTTGATAATTCTAGGCTTGATAATTCTTTTAGTTGAAAATATGCAATAATTTGTCTGTAAAATCTTGTAGTTTCCGACTCAAATACTTTAGTGTTAAAAGCGATTAATGAACCAAGAATCTTAATTAGCTCTGATTGTAATGCGATTTCTGAGTGATATAATGCATTTGATTTTATATGATATTTCTCTAAATTTCCTAACCATTCTCCACAATGATTACAATATCCAGTCCGCGAGTTAGGAGCTATGATAGGTAATTTCTGATTGCAATGAGGACATTGTGTAATTAGAGGATAATGATGTTGGGGGCATACTGCAACTGGCTCAAAAGACCAAAGTAATGGTTCGTATATAGGTAATTTATTTTGATGCCAATAGCTGTAGCATAAAGGGCACCAAGCTTTGCAATCACGAAGTAAATAAACATAAGTTATTAATTCATGCCAATGCATCATAGTTAGACAGGTTAAATCACTACGTAAAGTGAGAATTTCTAGAGATTCAACTAATTTAGATGTATACCAACCACTAAAGTTTAGTAACTTGATATAAGAACGATTTGTAAAAGTCCTACCAACAATTCCCTTACAAGATCCCGATAAGTCATCATGCCCCCAAAAAAATGGGTATATTTTATGCTTGATTAATTTATCCGGAGTAACGCAATGAACCTCAGCTAAACGAATGAGATAGCTAATTAAACTTTCACATTCAATAGCTCCAACATTAATTGGCTCTAAAAAATATAAAACACTACGTTCTGGGATATCTGGAGTATGCAAATCATAACTTCGATATAAGGTTAATTTGTCAAACTGCATTTTCGCTCCCTATTGAATCTCGTCTGGGTTTACGAATTCCCACTAATTTTTTTCGTTTTTTCGGCTCAATATCTTGAGATTTGATTTCAGATTGTGAGGTTGTTTGATGTTTGGATATAGGTGGACAGCGTAAACCTAAGTCTTGATATAACTCTTCTATCTTTCCTTCAATTTCTGCATATCTAGCTTCTCCTTGTTTAATATGTTTGAGAATATTTCGACATTGACCAACTGATAAAGCCCTTTTCTCTAAATGTTTGAGCGTAACAGTAGGAGCATCTTCATTTAGTGCTTCTCCAAGGGCATTTCTTGACCAATTTTTGAGGATACCAACACATCCTAAGCTGCGTGAATACAAATATTCCCAATGCGATAGAAAATCTGGTGGCTCTTTTGTTGGTATTTGACACTGAAAATTCCAAATTACTGAGTGCCAAATTTCTCTATCTTCTATAAATTCGGCATTGTAACGAGGCAGATGAACATAAATACTACGTCTACTTAATTGGTCGCCTATATCATGAAGGGTTAGTAAATCATAAGTTCCAATTAATCCATGCAAAACTTGAGTGAGAGAAGCTAATGATTTAATTGCTTCAGGTACATCTGTTAGTTTTCTTCCACTAGCTACAGCTAATAAATGATGCGCTTCATCAATAAAAAATATTTTCGGTCTTCTCTGTTTCAAAGCTTGCTCTAGTGCCCATCCTAATTCAGTCTCTAAAATTGCTGGTTTAATTATTAATTGACCATCAGAATTATGAGATACGCCCGAAGTTCCATAATTTCTCTTATTTTGAATTAGCTCTGGTGCTTCTGCCAGTGCATATAAACAACGTTTAAGATGGTCTTTAAAATTGAATAATCCTCCTGAGAATAAACGTGCCTCAATACTAGCAACAAGAATACAACCTTTGTTAACTTCTAATAAAGATAAAGATGATTCGATGATCCATTTTTCGATGAGGAGACGTAGTTTTGTTTTACCTACTCCTGTTGGACCAACAATAAAAATAATTCGTGAATCTCCGCAATTATTTATAATTGGCTTGAGAGTCTCAAAAGCAATATCCAGATAGGGATGTGCCATTGTATATGAGTCATAATAAGCCAGTCTTTCTGATGCTGAAGCTGTATGATATTCAGATGGAAATTGTTGGTTATTTACCATATATTAATATTTAATATTTCTTAAACATTTGCAGTTTCTCTTGGTTAATAGATTCTTTATCCGGTATTGTGGGATGATTATTTTGTTTAATGTCTGTATCAGCTAAGTCAATGTCTTGCAAGTTGCTGTAAGGGTTAACGTTTGGTAAACCACCATTCATTACTTGAAAGACTTCAAGTGTTTGTAAATCTCTTAAACGTTGTGCAAGTAAAGCTTCTTCTGCTTCAGTACTAGCCATAAATTCTGCTAATTGTTTGCAGCGAATTTTCTCAGAACTTGCATGATTTTGTTGATGTTTCTTCAACTCAGCAGTAGCTAATTGTATTTCTTTTTCGGAACGCCCTCTAAACAAAGGATAGTATTCGCTAATACATTCTACCCAAAGTCCATGAATATAAGCATAAGCAACTCCAGCATTAAATGGGTCGTATCTAACATTAACTAAAGTTCTTTCTACCTGTGGATCACGGAATGTGTTATGCCAATAATATTTGTTATCTATTTTTATTCCTTTACTAGGTTGAACTAAAGCTTTACCTTTTTTTGTTGTTGGCAAAGTTAGGATACG includes the following:
- a CDS encoding TniQ family protein — its product is MQFDKLTLYRSYDLHTPDIPERSVLYFLEPINVGAIECESLISYLIRLAEVHCVTPDKLIKHKIYPFFWGHDDLSGSCKGIVGRTFTNRSYIKLLNFSGWYTSKLVESLEILTLRSDLTCLTMMHWHELITYVYLLRDCKAWCPLCYSYWHQNKLPIYEPLLWSFEPVAVCPQHHYPLITQCPHCNQKLPIIAPNSRTGYCNHCGEWLGNLEKYHIKSNALYHSEIALQSELIKILGSLIAFNTKVFESETTRFYRQIIAYFQLKELSSLELSNHQISQKRIHKCMSHIEHTIEDFWKLSSRVALEKSSKN
- a CDS encoding AAA family ATPase; protein product: MVNNQQFPSEYHTASASERLAYYDSYTMAHPYLDIAFETLKPIINNCGDSRIIFIVGPTGVGKTKLRLLIEKWIIESSLSLLEVNKGCILVASIEARLFSGGLFNFKDHLKRCLYALAEAPELIQNKRNYGTSGVSHNSDGQLIIKPAILETELGWALEQALKQRRPKIFFIDEAHHLLAVASGRKLTDVPEAIKSLASLTQVLHGLIGTYDLLTLHDIGDQLSRRSIYVHLPRYNAEFIEDREIWHSVIWNFQCQIPTKEPPDFLSHWEYLYSRSLGCVGILKNWSRNALGEALNEDAPTVTLKHLEKRALSVGQCRNILKHIKQGEARYAEIEGKIEELYQDLGLRCPPISKHQTTSQSEIKSQDIEPKKRKKLVGIRKPRRDSIGSENAV